From one Candidatus Zymogenaceae bacterium genomic stretch:
- the tsaE gene encoding tRNA (adenosine(37)-N6)-threonylcarbamoyltransferase complex ATPase subunit type 1 TsaE, whose protein sequence is MSDESPERRDRIPARDAVVTFIPAMISHSPEETARVGEILGTYTDPGRLLALRGEMGAGKTCLVQGIARGMGVPGDCLVTSPTFTLINEYPTNRGIMLYHFDLYRLGDEEELFDLGYEEYWFSDGISAVEWPEIAKALLPENRIDIYLSIVGDSARSIWVEILGEGIPDLHRELLHHAQNKEGS, encoded by the coding sequence ATGTCCGACGAATCTCCTGAGCGGAGGGACCGGATCCCCGCCCGGGATGCGGTCGTCACGTTCATCCCGGCCATGATTTCCCACTCACCCGAAGAGACCGCCCGGGTGGGTGAGATACTGGGGACATACACGGACCCGGGGCGCCTCCTGGCCCTGCGGGGGGAAATGGGGGCGGGAAAGACCTGTCTCGTCCAGGGAATCGCCAGGGGGATGGGGGTGCCGGGGGACTGTCTTGTCACCAGCCCGACGTTCACCCTCATCAACGAGTATCCCACAAATCGGGGAATTATGCTCTATCACTTCGACCTGTATCGCCTGGGGGATGAGGAGGAGCTTTTTGATCTCGGATACGAGGAATACTGGTTTTCCGACGGCATATCCGCCGTGGAGTGGCCGGAGATCGCGAAGGCGCTCCTGCCGGAAAACAGGATCGACATATATCTATCCATTGTCGGTGACTCGGCACGCTCGATATGGGTCGAGATACTGGGGGAGGGAATACCGGACCTCCACCGGGAATTATTACATCACGCGCAGAACAAGGAGGGATCGTAA
- a CDS encoding NAD(P)H-hydrate dehydratase, producing MQLATAAHIKEIDRRAMEEYSIPGAVLMENAGAGATRLLLETIPEAAGGVVIVCGTGNNGGDGFVMARHLTNHGIDVQVFVTGTLEKVREGESAQNLDTIRKMNIAVVETTADEDILALTDALERYPVVVDAVFGTGLDREITGRIGRIIDCINDAKDDGKTVFAVDIPSGIHADTGSILGRAVRADITCTFALPKPGQLVHPGAACTGKLYLLDISIPRPLIDATPSSHHLVSPDLFSELFSHRDPVSHKGTYGHLLVVAGSEGKSGAAALAGEAAVRAGAGLVTVGVPRSLNPILEAKLTEAMTLPLPDDEGTLASGAGDAVMDFLEERSAVNSIVVGPGLSTSRGAREAVRSLIREVELPMVLDADGINVIDCIPEILREKKGDIIITPHPGELGRLIDRTTGDIQRDRMNAARETAVTYGVWVVLKGARTIIADPDGAVYIATGGNPGMATGGTGDVLCGLIGGFLALGANPLTAALAGVWVHNDAGDRAAQKTGEISLSAVDLLDAVCDATGALSGKQYDEVTPYVRRIS from the coding sequence GTGCAGCTCGCAACGGCAGCTCATATCAAAGAAATCGACCGCCGGGCCATGGAGGAATATTCCATCCCCGGGGCCGTCCTGATGGAAAACGCCGGCGCCGGCGCCACACGCCTGCTGCTGGAGACTATACCGGAGGCCGCGGGCGGCGTCGTGATCGTCTGCGGCACCGGCAACAACGGCGGCGACGGATTCGTCATGGCCCGCCACCTGACAAACCACGGCATAGACGTCCAGGTCTTCGTCACCGGTACGTTGGAAAAGGTGAGGGAGGGGGAATCGGCCCAGAACCTCGATACGATCAGAAAAATGAACATCGCGGTCGTCGAGACAACCGCTGACGAGGACATCCTGGCCCTGACAGACGCACTGGAGAGGTATCCGGTGGTCGTGGACGCCGTGTTCGGCACCGGCCTCGACCGGGAGATAACGGGGAGGATCGGGCGGATTATCGACTGCATCAACGACGCAAAAGACGACGGGAAGACGGTATTCGCCGTGGACATCCCCTCGGGCATTCATGCGGATACCGGGTCCATTCTCGGCCGGGCGGTTCGGGCGGATATCACCTGTACGTTCGCCCTGCCCAAGCCGGGTCAGCTCGTCCATCCGGGGGCGGCATGCACCGGGAAGCTCTACCTCCTGGACATCTCCATACCCCGCCCCCTGATCGATGCGACGCCCTCATCCCACCACCTCGTCAGCCCGGATCTCTTCTCGGAGCTCTTTTCCCACAGGGATCCGGTGTCTCACAAGGGTACCTACGGACACCTCCTGGTGGTGGCCGGGTCCGAGGGAAAGAGCGGCGCCGCGGCCCTGGCTGGAGAGGCGGCGGTTCGGGCGGGGGCGGGCCTGGTGACCGTCGGCGTACCCCGATCCCTCAATCCCATTCTGGAAGCCAAGCTCACCGAGGCGATGACCCTGCCCCTGCCGGACGATGAGGGGACGCTCGCCTCCGGTGCGGGGGACGCGGTTATGGATTTCCTCGAAGAGCGTTCGGCGGTCAACTCTATCGTCGTGGGGCCGGGACTGAGCACCAGCCGTGGCGCCCGGGAGGCGGTCAGGAGTCTCATCCGGGAAGTCGAGCTCCCGATGGTGCTCGACGCCGACGGCATCAACGTCATCGACTGCATCCCGGAAATCCTCCGGGAGAAAAAGGGGGACATCATCATCACCCCCCATCCGGGGGAGCTGGGAAGGCTTATCGATCGCACCACGGGCGATATCCAGAGAGACCGTATGAACGCCGCCCGGGAGACGGCGGTCACCTACGGCGTGTGGGTGGTGCTCAAGGGCGCCCGGACGATCATCGCGGACCCAGACGGAGCCGTCTACATCGCCACAGGCGGAAACCCGGGCATGGCCACGGGCGGCACGGGCGACGTGTTGTGTGGCCTCATCGGCGGATTTCTCGCCCTGGGGGCCAATCCCCTGACGGCGGCCCTGGCCGGGGTATGGGTGCACAACGACGCCGGGGACCGGGCCGCACAAAAGACGGGGGAGATTTCCCTCTCGGCGGTGGACCTCCTGGACGCCGTCTGTGACGCGACGGGGGCGCTTTCGGGGAAACAGTACGACGAGGTGACGCCCTATGTCCGACGAATCTCCTGA
- the acpS gene encoding holo-ACP synthase, which produces MIIGMGTDVLEIDRMGLAMKRRGEGFERRVFTEAEAALCKRRKNQAESFAVRFAAKEATLKAMGRGLFQGVALKDIEVVHDRRGKPDIKLTNGGKKRFEEMGGKSISISMTHSGLVAFAVVVIEG; this is translated from the coding sequence ATGATCATCGGCATGGGCACCGACGTGCTGGAAATAGACCGGATGGGTCTCGCCATGAAGAGACGGGGAGAGGGTTTCGAGCGGCGGGTATTCACCGAGGCGGAGGCCGCCCTCTGTAAAAGAAGAAAAAACCAGGCGGAATCCTTCGCCGTCCGCTTCGCCGCAAAAGAGGCGACCCTCAAGGCAATGGGCCGGGGCCTGTTCCAGGGCGTGGCGCTCAAGGATATTGAGGTGGTGCACGACCGAAGGGGAAAGCCGGATATCAAACTGACCAACGGGGGGAAAAAACGATTCGAGGAGATGGGGGGAAAGTCCATTTCCATCAGCATGACCCACTCTGGCCTTGTGGCCTTCGCCGTGGTCGTCATCGAAGGCTAG
- a CDS encoding phosphoglucosamine mutase, whose translation MKRLFGTDGIRGVANEDPMTTEMAMKVGRATAYIFKGDNRRHRVVIGKDTRLSGYMLETALASGICSMGVDVLLVGPLPTPGIAFITNSMRADAGVVISASHNPFQDNGIKIFSSDGYKLPDEKELEIENLIFSNTIDSLRPIASEVGKAFRVEDAVGRYVVYLKSIFPKNMDLSGMKIVVDCAHGAAYRVAPAVFEELGADVITIGNEPNGENINEGCGSLFPDVISRTVKEHNADVGIALDGDADRVIIVDENGNEVNGDRIMAICALDKMERRELTSGVLVATVMSNMGLDLFMKEIGGSLVRTAVGDRYVLEKMIKGNYSLGGEQSGHLIFLNYSTTGDGVLAALKLLSVMVGKQKPLSELASLMTEFPQVLKNIVVREKKDIKKIPAIQSIITDAEKQLGNRGRILVRFSGTEKKARVMVEGEDEALINRLVEDVAGIIEKELG comes from the coding sequence ATGAAGCGGCTTTTCGGAACAGACGGCATTCGCGGGGTGGCGAACGAGGACCCAATGACCACCGAAATGGCCATGAAGGTGGGACGGGCCACGGCATATATCTTTAAGGGCGACAACCGGCGCCATCGCGTCGTCATCGGCAAGGACACCCGTCTCTCCGGCTACATGCTGGAGACGGCCCTGGCTTCCGGTATCTGCTCGATGGGGGTGGACGTGCTCCTGGTGGGCCCCCTGCCCACTCCGGGCATCGCCTTTATCACCAACAGCATGCGGGCCGACGCCGGCGTGGTCATCTCCGCGTCCCACAATCCCTTTCAGGACAACGGCATCAAGATATTCTCATCGGACGGGTACAAGCTGCCGGACGAAAAAGAGCTGGAAATCGAGAATCTGATCTTTTCGAACACCATCGACAGCCTCAGACCTATCGCGTCCGAAGTCGGTAAGGCCTTCCGCGTGGAAGATGCCGTGGGGCGATATGTGGTGTATCTCAAATCCATTTTTCCGAAAAACATGGACCTTTCCGGGATGAAGATCGTTGTGGACTGCGCCCACGGCGCGGCCTATCGCGTGGCGCCGGCGGTGTTCGAGGAACTGGGGGCGGACGTTATCACCATCGGAAATGAACCGAATGGAGAGAATATCAATGAGGGGTGCGGCTCGCTTTTTCCCGACGTCATCAGTCGCACGGTCAAAGAACACAATGCCGACGTGGGCATCGCCCTGGACGGCGACGCCGACCGGGTGATCATTGTGGATGAAAACGGCAACGAGGTCAACGGCGACCGGATCATGGCGATCTGCGCCCTGGACAAGATGGAGAGACGGGAGCTGACCAGCGGCGTGCTGGTGGCAACGGTCATGAGCAACATGGGCCTTGATCTCTTCATGAAGGAGATAGGCGGCAGCCTCGTGCGTACCGCCGTTGGGGATCGATATGTGCTCGAAAAAATGATCAAGGGCAACTACAGCCTGGGGGGGGAGCAGTCGGGTCACCTGATATTTCTCAACTACAGCACCACCGGCGACGGGGTGCTGGCCGCCCTGAAGCTCCTGTCCGTCATGGTGGGAAAGCAAAAACCGCTCTCCGAGCTCGCCTCCCTCATGACCGAGTTTCCCCAGGTGCTCAAGAACATCGTCGTCCGGGAGAAAAAGGACATCAAGAAAATCCCGGCGATCCAGAGCATCATCACCGATGCCGAGAAACAGCTCGGGAATCGGGGCAGGATACTGGTTCGTTTTTCGGGAACGGAGAAGAAGGCAAGGGTAATGGTGGAGGGCGAGGACGAGGCCTTGATCAACCGTCTGGTGGAAGACGTCGCCGGGATCATCGAGAAGGAGTTGGGATGA
- the folP gene encoding dihydropteroate synthase, whose protein sequence is MKENAPNDAPALRESILLDLGGKTWDLGRTTLVMGVLNVTPDSFSDGGVYSSVEAAVEQAMAMEQEGAHIIDVGGESSRPGAMPVSAVDEIARTIPVIEGIRKKSDIPISIDTTKAEVAARAAAVGASIINDITALSFDPNMAETAAALGLPMVLMHIKGTPRDMQDDPHYDDLVGEIFEYLKKALARATACGIAPEKIILDPGIGFGKTCEDNLTIIRNIPVFARLGRPILIGASRKAFIGGILGKDAHNRASGSVGAACAAALWGAHIVRVHDVAQTIDALKVVDAVRCGVMPGGA, encoded by the coding sequence ATGAAAGAAAACGCCCCGAACGACGCTCCCGCCCTGCGGGAGAGCATCCTCCTTGACCTGGGTGGAAAAACCTGGGATCTGGGCAGGACCACCCTGGTGATGGGCGTTCTCAACGTGACGCCGGACTCCTTCTCCGACGGCGGGGTCTATTCATCCGTAGAGGCCGCCGTCGAACAGGCCATGGCCATGGAACAAGAAGGGGCGCACATCATCGATGTGGGTGGGGAGTCCTCCCGGCCCGGGGCTATGCCTGTGTCCGCCGTTGACGAAATCGCCCGGACGATCCCCGTCATCGAGGGGATCAGGAAGAAGAGCGACATCCCCATCAGCATAGACACCACCAAGGCGGAGGTCGCCGCCCGGGCCGCCGCCGTCGGCGCATCGATCATCAACGATATCACCGCCCTGTCCTTCGATCCGAACATGGCCGAGACCGCGGCGGCCCTGGGCCTGCCGATGGTATTGATGCATATCAAGGGAACGCCCCGGGACATGCAGGACGACCCCCATTATGATGACCTGGTGGGGGAAATCTTCGAGTACCTGAAGAAGGCACTGGCGCGGGCGACGGCCTGCGGGATCGCCCCGGAGAAGATCATCCTGGATCCGGGCATCGGCTTCGGAAAGACCTGTGAGGACAACCTGACCATCATCAGGAACATCCCCGTCTTCGCACGCCTCGGACGGCCCATCCTCATCGGCGCATCCCGAAAGGCCTTCATCGGCGGTATTCTGGGAAAAGATGCACACAACAGGGCCTCGGGCAGCGTGGGGGCCGCGTGCGCCGCCGCCCTGTGGGGGGCGCATATCGTCCGGGTGCACGATGTGGCCCAAACCATCGACGCGCTCAAGGTGGTGGACGCGGTGAGGTGCGGCGTCATGCCGGGCGGTGCATAA
- the ftsH gene encoding ATP-dependent zinc metalloprotease FtsH: MNQSAKNMSLWLVIILVVILAVSLLAPKSEKEEELTYTEFLKKVELSSDKRIDRVTIQGRWVYGENAEGDKFKTYMPEHPGFIDILMENDVTIESKEERIPWYQSGIAQIVLLVLIFGFFWFFIMRQMQSQGPGKALSFGKSKARLIDETTKKVTFNEVAGIDEAKEEVQEIVDFLKSPKKFTRLGGRIPRGVLLLGSPGTGKTLLARAIAGEADVPFFTISGSDFVEMFVGVGASRVRDLFEQAHKNSPCIVFIDEIDAVGRHRGAGLGGGHDEREQTLNQLLVEMDGFEANEGIILIAATNRPDVLDPALLRPGRFDRQIIIPNPDYQGRAKILAVHCRKVPLDDNVNLTVISRGTPGFSGADLENLVNEAALIAARDDKKAVSMEDFEQAKDKILMGTERRSMIITEEEKRLTAYHESGHTLVARFLPGTDPVHKVTVIPRGRALGVTQQLPLDDRHSYKRDFLLKKIQIYMGGRAAEELVLGEISTGAGNDLEVATDIARKMVTVFGMSEKLGPLTYGKKEEMVFLGKEISQQKDYSEKTAEKIDEEIKRIVSDCYEKAKAILEVNIDKLHSLASALLEREVLSGDEVDSILGTGALTGATS; the protein is encoded by the coding sequence ATGAACCAATCGGCGAAAAACATGTCGCTGTGGCTGGTGATTATCCTGGTTGTCATCCTGGCGGTCAGCCTTCTGGCGCCCAAGTCCGAAAAGGAAGAAGAGCTTACCTACACGGAGTTTCTAAAGAAAGTGGAGCTTTCCAGTGACAAACGGATAGACCGTGTGACCATCCAGGGTCGGTGGGTATACGGCGAGAACGCCGAGGGAGACAAATTCAAGACCTACATGCCGGAGCATCCCGGATTTATCGATATATTGATGGAAAACGACGTCACCATAGAGTCGAAAGAGGAGCGCATTCCGTGGTATCAGTCCGGTATCGCCCAGATCGTCCTTCTGGTGCTTATCTTCGGATTTTTCTGGTTCTTTATCATGCGACAGATGCAGTCCCAGGGACCCGGCAAGGCTTTGAGTTTCGGAAAAAGCAAGGCGAGACTCATCGACGAAACCACCAAGAAAGTGACTTTCAACGAGGTTGCCGGCATAGACGAGGCCAAGGAGGAGGTCCAGGAGATCGTCGACTTCCTCAAATCTCCGAAGAAATTCACCCGCCTGGGCGGACGTATCCCCCGGGGCGTGCTGCTTTTGGGATCACCGGGAACGGGAAAGACCCTCCTTGCCAGAGCCATCGCCGGAGAGGCGGACGTCCCCTTCTTCACCATATCCGGCTCGGACTTCGTGGAGATGTTCGTGGGTGTGGGGGCGTCTCGTGTGCGGGACCTCTTCGAGCAGGCCCACAAGAACTCCCCCTGTATCGTGTTCATCGATGAGATCGACGCCGTGGGGCGCCACCGCGGCGCAGGGCTGGGCGGCGGTCACGATGAGCGGGAGCAGACCCTCAACCAGCTCCTGGTGGAGATGGACGGATTCGAAGCCAACGAGGGCATCATCCTCATCGCCGCCACCAACAGGCCGGACGTGCTGGACCCGGCGCTCCTGCGCCCCGGCCGCTTCGACCGGCAGATCATCATACCGAATCCCGATTACCAGGGACGGGCGAAAATCCTGGCGGTTCACTGCCGAAAGGTCCCCCTGGACGATAACGTAAACCTGACGGTGATCTCCCGGGGAACCCCCGGCTTTTCCGGCGCGGACCTGGAAAACCTGGTCAACGAGGCGGCGCTGATCGCCGCCCGGGACGACAAGAAGGCGGTTTCGATGGAGGACTTCGAACAGGCCAAGGACAAGATCCTCATGGGGACCGAGCGCCGCTCCATGATCATCACCGAAGAGGAAAAGCGGCTGACGGCCTACCACGAATCGGGACACACCCTGGTCGCCCGGTTTCTCCCGGGCACCGATCCGGTCCACAAGGTAACCGTCATCCCCCGGGGACGGGCCCTGGGCGTCACCCAGCAGCTCCCCCTGGACGACCGGCACAGTTACAAGCGGGATTTCCTTTTGAAAAAAATCCAGATATACATGGGCGGACGGGCAGCCGAGGAGCTGGTACTGGGTGAGATATCCACCGGCGCCGGCAACGACCTGGAGGTCGCCACCGACATCGCCCGGAAAATGGTCACCGTCTTCGGCATGAGTGAAAAGCTGGGCCCCCTGACCTACGGGAAGAAAGAGGAGATGGTATTTCTGGGTAAAGAGATATCCCAGCAAAAGGACTACAGCGAAAAGACGGCCGAAAAGATCGACGAAGAGATCAAGCGTATCGTCAGCGACTGCTATGAAAAGGCGAAGGCGATCCTTGAAGTGAATATCGACAAGCTCCACAGTCTCGCCAGCGCCCTGCTTGAGCGCGAGGTGCTCTCCGGAGACGAGGTCGACTCGATCCTGGGAACCGGCGCCCTTACAGGGGCGACTTCGTGA
- the proC gene encoding pyrroline-5-carboxylate reductase, with protein sequence MNMNVGFIGAGKMAEALISGILKNGMCTPERIIAADVSRERLEYMKTTFGIRTTDTNHEAAQMADVLFIAVKPHLAVEAVREVAHELAGVLVVSIAAGVTLEILEEAVGKDIAVVRVMPNTPALVGCGMAALAAGTHADDGAIQTVRRIMEAVGEAVVVAEDKMDAVTAVSGSGPAYIYLVIEAMADGGVRAGLPRDVALRLAAKTAMGAAHMVLETGEHPGRLKDNVTSPGGTTIEAMATLEKNGVRGAFIEAVEKAYLRAKEMGS encoded by the coding sequence ATGAATATGAATGTGGGTTTTATCGGCGCCGGCAAGATGGCCGAGGCCCTCATCAGCGGTATCCTGAAAAACGGCATGTGTACGCCGGAACGCATTATCGCCGCGGATGTATCACGGGAGCGTCTTGAGTATATGAAAACGACCTTCGGGATACGAACGACGGACACAAACCATGAAGCCGCGCAAATGGCGGACGTCCTCTTCATCGCCGTCAAGCCACATCTGGCGGTAGAGGCCGTCCGGGAGGTGGCGCATGAGCTTGCGGGTGTGCTGGTGGTCTCCATCGCCGCGGGAGTAACGCTGGAGATTCTGGAGGAGGCGGTGGGAAAAGACATCGCCGTCGTCCGGGTGATGCCCAACACTCCGGCGCTGGTGGGGTGCGGTATGGCGGCCCTGGCCGCCGGCACCCACGCCGATGACGGGGCGATACAGACGGTGAGGCGGATCATGGAGGCCGTGGGCGAAGCGGTGGTGGTGGCCGAGGACAAGATGGACGCCGTCACGGCGGTATCCGGCAGCGGTCCCGCGTATATCTATCTTGTCATCGAGGCCATGGCCGACGGCGGGGTGCGGGCGGGGCTCCCCCGGGACGTTGCTCTGAGACTGGCCGCCAAGACGGCGATGGGTGCGGCCCACATGGTGCTGGAGACCGGGGAGCACCCGGGACGGCTCAAGGATAACGTGACATCACCCGGCGGCACCACCATCGAGGCGATGGCAACCCTGGAAAAAAACGGCGTTCGCGGTGCGTTTATCGAGGCGGTTGAGAAGGCGTATCTCCGGGCGAAGGAGATGGGGTCGTAG